From the Robbsia betulipollinis genome, the window GGCGGCGAATCCGCTCGCGCGCGTGCATTCGATCGACGATCTGAGCGTGCGCGACGCGCTCAAGGTGGGGTTCGCCCAGTGCTTCGCGTTGATTCCGGGCACCTCGCGCTCCGGCTCGACCATCATCGGCGGGATGCTGTTCGGGCTCGACCGCAAGGTCGCCACCGAATTTTCGTTCTTCCTGTCGATTCCGATCATCTTCGGCGCGACCGTGTACGACCTCTACAAGAGCCGCGACGTGCTCGCCGCAGCCGATCTCGGTCTCTTCCTGCTGGGGCTGCTGGCGGCGTTCCTGTCGGCGATCGTCTGCGTGCGCTGGCTGCTGCGTTTCGTCGCGACGCACGATTTCACCGTCTTCGCCTGGTACCGCATCGTCTTCGGTTGCGTCATCCTGGGTTCCGGCTATAGCGGACTGGTGACCTGGGCCGGGTGAGCGCGCTGGAACAGCAGGTCCCAGACGCCGTGCCCGAGATTGATGCCGCGCTGCTCGAACTTCGTCGTCGGGCGGTAATCCGGGCGGGGCGCGAAGGCGTCCGCGGTATTGCGGAGCGTGGGTTCCGCCCCCAGCACTTCCAGCATCTGCTGGGCGTAGGGTTCCCAGTCGGTCGCGCAATGCAGGTAGCCGCCGGGCCTGAGACGGGAGGCGAGCCGGGCGACGAAGGCCGGCTGGATCAGCCGGCGCTTGTTGTGCCGTGCCTTGTGCCAGGGGTCGGGGAAATAGATATGCACGCCGTCGAGCGAGTCCGGCGCGATCTGCCGTTCGAGCACTTCGACGGCATCGTGCTGGATGATCCGCACATTGTCGAGTTCACGTTCCCCCAGCAGTTTGAGCAGCGCGCCGACGCCGGGCGCATGCACCTCGATGCCGAGGAAATCGTCGCCGGGCCGGCGCGCCGCGATCTCCGCGGTGGTGGCGCCCATGCCGAAACCGATCTCGAGGATGCGCGGCGCGGCGCGCCCGAACAGGGCCGGCCAGTCGAGCGGAGCGGGAGTGAAGGGCACCACGAACCGTGCGCCGTGCTGCTCGATCGCGCGGCGCTGGCCCGTCGACAGGCGGCCGGCGCGGGTGACGAAGCTGCGGATGCGGCGGTGGTGGGCGGGGACGGATTGACCTGAATCGCCGTCATCAGAAAGTGCTCGTCCAACATCTTCCGCCGCGATCGATTCGCCGTCTGTCGGTGCCTCGGTGACGTTTGCCGGGTAACAGGATGCGTGTAAAACGGTCATATCGGTATCGAGACGGGAAGCCGTCGCAGCATAAGCGAAAACGAGATCATCGTGGGCTGGCATGAAAAAGAAAACTGCGGGGAAAATGCCATAAGTCTTGCATGTGGCAAACTATGGGCGTGGAAAAGCGGGGTAAATATGTGTTGCGCTTGTAAGCGGGTGTAAAGGCAATCAATTCACCACAATGCCAGGCGAGCTATGGCGTCGTCCGAAGATAAGCAATTGTAGGGAATTTTCGGCGACTAGGCAATTGAGTACATTTCCGATATGTTTTCACTGGACCATGGTTTGTCCATTTTCGCAGTAGATGAATGATTTTAAGGGAAGAAGCAGGCGAGAAGCAGGATGGCTCGCAGTCGATCTTGCATTCCGGATGTGGCATAACTCCGAACCACTGACAATTCTCGTGCAGGCGGGAATCGTGGGTCATAGACCAGATGATGAAAACTGACAATTCGCCCGAAATAGATTCGTTACAGAATATTTATAATGGTGAATATTACAAAAGCCATTGCGGAAAGATTCCATATGAACGGAGCAGGCTCTGGTTGGATTTTTTTGGAGGAGTCGCCGACGAAATAATTCGACATCTGAAGCCAAAAAATGTATTCGACGCCGGCTGCGCTCTTGGTTTCCTGGTTGAATCGCTTTGGGATCGTGGCGTCAGAACGAAAGGTCGGGATTTTTCCACTTTCGCAATTTCACAGGTCAGGCCCGACATCGCCGCCTTCTGCGAAGT encodes:
- the trmB gene encoding tRNA (guanosine(46)-N7)-methyltransferase TrmB, encoding MTVLHASCYPANVTEAPTDGESIAAEDVGRALSDDGDSGQSVPAHHRRIRSFVTRAGRLSTGQRRAIEQHGARFVVPFTPAPLDWPALFGRAAPRILEIGFGMGATTAEIAARRPGDDFLGIEVHAPGVGALLKLLGERELDNVRIIQHDAVEVLERQIAPDSLDGVHIYFPDPWHKARHNKRRLIQPAFVARLASRLRPGGYLHCATDWEPYAQQMLEVLGAEPTLRNTADAFAPRPDYRPTTKFEQRGINLGHGVWDLLFQRAHPAQVTSPL